A genomic window from Salmo salar chromosome ssa23, Ssal_v3.1, whole genome shotgun sequence includes:
- the LOC106584356 gene encoding ankyrin repeat domain-containing protein 29 isoform X3, with protein sequence MVASYNGHSDCARELIMQGADINLQRETGSTALFFASQQGHNEVVKLLFEFGASTEFQTKDGGTALSAACQYGHSKVVDTLLKNGANVHDQLHDGATPLFLASQEGHVTVIRQLLSSGAKVNHPREDGTAPLWMAAQMGHSEVVKVLLLRGADRDADRKDGSTALFKAAFKGHNSVIEELLKFSPSMGLLKNGSTVLHAAVMGGNHKSVNLLLGANADPTLPNKNNELPADLTKSDRILSALRPQILNGSS encoded by the exons ATGGTGGCGTCCTACAATGGCCACAGTGACTGTGCCAGGGAGCTGATCATGCAGGGAGCTGACATTAACCTGCAGAGAGAG ACAGGCTCCACTGCCCTCTTCTTCGCTTCCCAGCAGGGACACAATGAAGTAGTAAAGCTCCTCTTTGAATTTGGTGCCTCAACTGAATTCCAGACAAAG GACGGTGGCACAGCCCTCTCTGCAGCCTGTCAGTATGGCCACTCTAAGGTTGTAGACACTCTTTTGAAGAATGGAGCCAATGTTCATGACCAGCTGCAT GATGGTGCCACCCCACTCTTCCTTGCTTCCCAGGAGGGTCATGTGACTGTCATACGTCAACTGCTGTCATCTGGAGCCAAAGTTAACCACCCCAGGGAG gatGGCACAGCCCCCCTGTGGATGGCAGCCCAGATGGGACACAGTGAAGTAGTGAAGGTTTTACTTCTGCGTGGTGCAGATCGGGATGCTGACAGAAAA GACGGGTCAACTGCATTATTCAAGGCAGCTTTCAAAGGACACAACAGTGTCATTGAGGAGCTCCTCAAGTTTTCCCCTTCAATGGGCCTTCTCAAG AATGGTTCCACAGTCCTCCACGCTGCTGTCATGGGTGGCAATCATAAAAGTGTAAACCTTCTGCTCGGGGCCAATGCAGACCCAACACTACCCAACAAG AACAATGAACTGCCAGCAGATCTTACAAAGAGTGATCGCATCCTGAGTGCTCTGCGACCACAaatcttaaatggaagtagttgA
- the cts12 gene encoding procathepsin L: MKTRQPNFPSVQWASLMGRAVLLSLLLSDPLHVASDSDEEVQEPSEWQTWKRSNGVSYDEKRDDIERKVIWEDNKRVIDENNNSFLRGTKMFTMAMNQYGDLTRHEYKRLQGAMINSKIKKRGKNASARKLRASAQKLGSVTVDYRAMGYVTEVKDQGYCGSCWAFSTTGAIEGQMFKRTGQLVSLSEQNLVDCSKPYGTYGCSGAWMANAYNYVVQNGLQSTDTYPYTSVDTQPCFYDSSQSVASITDYRFIPSGDEQALADAVATIGPITIAVDADHPSFMFYSSGIYEEPSCNPNNLSHAVLLVGYGSEGGHDYWIIKNSWGTAWGEGGYMRMIRNGSNTCGIASYALYPIL; this comes from the exons ATGAAGACAAGACAGCCCAACTTTCCATCAG TCCAATGGGCCAGCCTCATGGGGAGAGCtgtgctgctctctctcctcctgtctgatcCTCTCCACGTGGCGTCAGACTCAGATGAGGAGGTGCAAGAGCCATCAGAGTGGCAAACATGGAAGAGGAGCAACGGTGTATCCTACGACGAGAAG CGGGATGACATTGAGAGGAAGGTCATATGGGAGGACAACAAGAGAGTGATTGATGAGAATAATAACAGTTTTCTCAGAGGGACAAAGATGTTCACCATGGCCATGAATCAATATGGGGACCTG ACAAGGCACGAATACAAGCGTTTACAAGGTGCCATGATAAATAGCAAAATAAAGAAAAGAGGGAAGAATGCATCAGCTCGAAAGCTCCGTGCCAGTGCTCAGAAGTTAGGGTCTGTTACCGTTGACTACAGAGCCATGGGCTATGTCACCGAGGTCAAAGACCAG GGATATTGTGGCTCCTGCTGGGCCTTTAGCACTACAGGGGCCATCGAGGGACAAATGTTCAAGAGGACAGGTCAACTGGTGTCCTTGAGTGAGCAGAACCTTGTGGACTGCTCCAAGCCCTACGGCACATATGGCTGCAGTGGGGCCTGGATGGCTAATGCCTATAATTATGTGGTTCAGAATGGGCTTCAGTCCACAGACACCTACCCCTACACATCAGTG GACACCCAACCCTGTTTCTACGACAGCAGTCAGTCGGTTGCCAGCATCACTGATTACAGGTTCATACCCTCTGGAGATGAGCAGGCCCTGGCTGACGCTGTGGCAACCATTGGCCCAATCACCATCGCTGTGGATGCAGATCATCCAAGCTTCATGTTCTACAGTTCAG GAATATATGAGGAGCCAAGCTGTAACCCCAACAACCTCAGTCATGCGGTGCTGCTGGTTGGCTATGGCTCTGAAGGGGGGCACGACTATTGGATAATCAAAAACAG CTGGGGTACTGCATGGGGAGAGGGTGGCTACATGCGAATGATCCGGAATGGCAGTAACACTTGTGGCATCGCAAGCTACGCTCTGTATCCTATTTTATGA
- the LOC106584355 gene encoding vacuolar protein sorting-associated protein 4B, with the protein MANNNLQKAIDLASKAAEEDKAKNYEEALRLYQHSIQYFLHVVKYEAQGDKAKQSIRAKCAEYLDRAEKLKEYLKKKDKAPPAKPVKESGSDDKGNDSDEGEGDPEKKKFKNQLSGAIVMEKPNIKWNDVAGLEGAKEALKEAVILPIKFPHLFTGKRTPWRGILLFGPPGTGKSYLAKAVATEANNSTFFSISSSDLVSKWLGESEKLVKNLFSLARENRPSIIFIDEIDSLCGSRSENESEAARRIKTEFLVQMQGVGNDNEGVLVLGATNIPWTLDSAIRRRFEKRIYIPLPEGPARSFMFKLHLGSTPNELTESDYVTLGKKTEGYSGADISVIVRDALMQPVRKVQSATHFKRVQGSSWNHPNLVVDDLLTPCSPGDPDAIEMTWMDVNGEKLMEPIVCMADMLRSLHNTKPTVNEQDLDKLKKFTEDFGQEG; encoded by the exons ATGGCTAATAACAATTTACAG AAAGCAATAGATCTTGCAAGCAAGGCTGCAGAGGAGGATAAGGCTAAAAACTACGAGGAAGCTCTCCGGTTGTACCAGCATTCCATTCAATACTTCCTTCATGTTGTTAAAT ATGAGGCCCAGGGAGACAAGGCCAAGCAGAGCATCAGGGCAAAGTGTGCAGAGTACCTGGACCGAGCAGAGAAGCTGAAGGAATACTTGAAGAAGAAGGATAAGGCCCCTCCAGCCAAGCCTGTCAAGGAGTCCGGCTCTGATGACAAAGG GAATGACAGTGATGAAGGTGAAGGTGACCCAGAGAAAAAGAAGTTTAAAAATCAACTCTCAG GGGCCATCGTCATGGAAAAGCCAAACATCAAGTGGAATGATGTAGCTGGGCTTGAGGGTGCAAAGGAGGCCCTTAAAGAAGCTGTCATCTTGCCCATCAAATTCCCTCACCTCTTCACCG GAAAGCGAACTCCATGGAGAGGGATCCTGCTGTTTGGCCCTCCTGGTACAGGGAAGTCTTATCTGGCCAAGGCTGTGGCCACAGAAGCCAACAACTCTACCTtcttctctatctcctcctctgaCCTGGTGTCCAAGTGGCTGGGGGAGAGTGAAAA GTTGGTGAAGAACCTGTTCAGCCTGGCCAGGGAGAACAGGCCCTCCATCATCTTCATCGACGAGATAGACTCTCTGTGTGGCTCCAGGAGTGAGAACGAGAGTGAAGCAGCCCGCCGCATCAAGACTGAGTTTCTCGTCCAGATGCAGG GTGTTGGAAATGACAATGAGGGAGTCCTGGTTCTAGGAGCCACAAACATCCCCTGGACACTGGACTCTGCTATTAGGAGAAG GTTTGAGAAGCGGATCTACATCCCTCTGCCAGAGGGGCCCGCCCGCTCTTTCATGTTCAAGCTGCATCTGGGCTCCACCCCCAATGAGCTCACTGAATCAGACTATGTGACCCTGGGTAAGAAGACGGAAGGCTACTCTGGAGCAGACATCAGCGTCATCGTAAGGGACGCCCTCATGCAGCCAGTCAGGAAGGTGCAGTCGGCCACTCACTTCAAACGG GTCCAAGGGTCATCATGGAACCATCCCAACCTTGTGGTAGACGATCTTTTGACCCCATGCTCACCAGGAGATCCAGACGCCATAGAGATGACCTGGATGGATGTTAATGGGGAGAAACTCATGGAGCCCATTGTTTGCATG GCTGATATGCTGAGGTCACTGCACAACACCAAGCCAACTGTGAACGAGCAGGACTTGGACAAACTCAAGAAGTTCACAGAGGACTTTGGTCAGGAAGGCTAA
- the LOC106584356 gene encoding ankyrin repeat domain-containing protein 29 isoform X1 — translation MNRPMKETPLANAVFWAARKGNLALLQLLLNSGRVDADCRDSFRTTALMVASYNGHSDCARELIMQGADINLQRETGSTALFFASQQGHNEVVKLLFEFGASTEFQTKDGGTALSAACQYGHSKVVDTLLKNGANVHDQLHDGATPLFLASQEGHVTVIRQLLSSGAKVNHPREDGTAPLWMAAQMGHSEVVKVLLLRGADRDADRKDGSTALFKAAFKGHNSVIEELLKFSPSMGLLKNGSTVLHAAVMGGNHKSVNLLLGANADPTLPNKNNELPADLTKSDRILSALRPQILNGSS, via the exons ATGAATAGGCCTATG AAGGAGACGCCCCTGGCTAACGCTGTGTTTTGGGCAGCTCGGAAGGGGAACTTGGCCCTGCTTCAGTTACTGCTCAACAGTGGCCGTGTGGATGCCGACTGCAGAGACAGT TTCCGCACCACAGCCCTGATGGTGGCGTCCTACAATGGCCACAGTGACTGTGCCAGGGAGCTGATCATGCAGGGAGCTGACATTAACCTGCAGAGAGAG ACAGGCTCCACTGCCCTCTTCTTCGCTTCCCAGCAGGGACACAATGAAGTAGTAAAGCTCCTCTTTGAATTTGGTGCCTCAACTGAATTCCAGACAAAG GACGGTGGCACAGCCCTCTCTGCAGCCTGTCAGTATGGCCACTCTAAGGTTGTAGACACTCTTTTGAAGAATGGAGCCAATGTTCATGACCAGCTGCAT GATGGTGCCACCCCACTCTTCCTTGCTTCCCAGGAGGGTCATGTGACTGTCATACGTCAACTGCTGTCATCTGGAGCCAAAGTTAACCACCCCAGGGAG gatGGCACAGCCCCCCTGTGGATGGCAGCCCAGATGGGACACAGTGAAGTAGTGAAGGTTTTACTTCTGCGTGGTGCAGATCGGGATGCTGACAGAAAA GACGGGTCAACTGCATTATTCAAGGCAGCTTTCAAAGGACACAACAGTGTCATTGAGGAGCTCCTCAAGTTTTCCCCTTCAATGGGCCTTCTCAAG AATGGTTCCACAGTCCTCCACGCTGCTGTCATGGGTGGCAATCATAAAAGTGTAAACCTTCTGCTCGGGGCCAATGCAGACCCAACACTACCCAACAAG AACAATGAACTGCCAGCAGATCTTACAAAGAGTGATCGCATCCTGAGTGCTCTGCGACCACAaatcttaaatggaagtagttgA
- the LOC106584356 gene encoding ankyrin repeat domain-containing protein 29 isoform X2 — translation MSFKKETPLANAVFWAARKGNLALLQLLLNSGRVDADCRDSFRTTALMVASYNGHSDCARELIMQGADINLQRETGSTALFFASQQGHNEVVKLLFEFGASTEFQTKDGGTALSAACQYGHSKVVDTLLKNGANVHDQLHDGATPLFLASQEGHVTVIRQLLSSGAKVNHPREDGTAPLWMAAQMGHSEVVKVLLLRGADRDADRKDGSTALFKAAFKGHNSVIEELLKFSPSMGLLKNGSTVLHAAVMGGNHKSVNLLLGANADPTLPNKNNELPADLTKSDRILSALRPQILNGSS, via the exons ATGTCGTTCAAG AAGGAGACGCCCCTGGCTAACGCTGTGTTTTGGGCAGCTCGGAAGGGGAACTTGGCCCTGCTTCAGTTACTGCTCAACAGTGGCCGTGTGGATGCCGACTGCAGAGACAGT TTCCGCACCACAGCCCTGATGGTGGCGTCCTACAATGGCCACAGTGACTGTGCCAGGGAGCTGATCATGCAGGGAGCTGACATTAACCTGCAGAGAGAG ACAGGCTCCACTGCCCTCTTCTTCGCTTCCCAGCAGGGACACAATGAAGTAGTAAAGCTCCTCTTTGAATTTGGTGCCTCAACTGAATTCCAGACAAAG GACGGTGGCACAGCCCTCTCTGCAGCCTGTCAGTATGGCCACTCTAAGGTTGTAGACACTCTTTTGAAGAATGGAGCCAATGTTCATGACCAGCTGCAT GATGGTGCCACCCCACTCTTCCTTGCTTCCCAGGAGGGTCATGTGACTGTCATACGTCAACTGCTGTCATCTGGAGCCAAAGTTAACCACCCCAGGGAG gatGGCACAGCCCCCCTGTGGATGGCAGCCCAGATGGGACACAGTGAAGTAGTGAAGGTTTTACTTCTGCGTGGTGCAGATCGGGATGCTGACAGAAAA GACGGGTCAACTGCATTATTCAAGGCAGCTTTCAAAGGACACAACAGTGTCATTGAGGAGCTCCTCAAGTTTTCCCCTTCAATGGGCCTTCTCAAG AATGGTTCCACAGTCCTCCACGCTGCTGTCATGGGTGGCAATCATAAAAGTGTAAACCTTCTGCTCGGGGCCAATGCAGACCCAACACTACCCAACAAG AACAATGAACTGCCAGCAGATCTTACAAAGAGTGATCGCATCCTGAGTGCTCTGCGACCACAaatcttaaatggaagtagttgA